In a genomic window of Thermus albus:
- the rpsP gene encoding 30S ribosomal protein S16: MVKIRLSRFGSKHNPHYRIVVTDSRKKRDGAYIEKIGYYDPRKTTPEWLKVDVERARYWLSVGAQPTDTARRLLRQAGVFRQEQPA; this comes from the coding sequence ATGGTCAAGATCCGTCTTTCTCGTTTCGGCTCCAAGCACAACCCCCATTACCGCATCGTGGTGACCGATAGCCGCAAGAAGCGCGACGGGGCGTACATTGAAAAGATAGGCTACTACGATCCCCGGAAGACCACCCCGGAGTGGCTTAAGGTGGACGTGGAGCGGGCCAGGTACTGGCTCTCCGTGGGCGCTCAACCCACGGACACCGCACGTAGGCTTCTCCGGCAGGCGGGGGTTTTCCGGCAAGAGCAGCCCGCTTAG
- a CDS encoding KH domain-containing protein gives MKDLVEYLAKSVVDRPEQVRVQERRTREGPVYMVEVAPEDKGRLIGKQGRVIESIRTLVRAYAKRKVGVEVR, from the coding sequence ATGAAGGACCTGGTGGAATACCTGGCCAAGAGCGTGGTGGACCGGCCGGAGCAGGTCCGGGTGCAGGAAAGGCGCACCCGCGAGGGGCCGGTGTACATGGTGGAGGTGGCCCCTGAGGACAAGGGCCGGCTTATCGGTAAGCAGGGCCGGGTGATTGAGTCCATCCGCACCCTGGTGCGGGCCTACGCCAAGCGCAAGGTGGGGGTGGAGGTGCGCTAG
- the rimM gene encoding ribosome maturation factor RimM (Essential for efficient processing of 16S rRNA), whose product MRLVEIGRFGAPYALQGGLKFRGEPVVAHLERVYVEGHGWRALEDLYQVGDELVVHLVGVRSRELAEPLVGLRVYAEVSELPPLEAGQYYYFALMGLPVFVEGVQVGEVVDILDAGAQDVLIIRGVGERLRDQREFLVPLQAPYVRVEAEGIHVEPIPGLFE is encoded by the coding sequence ATGCGCCTGGTGGAGATAGGCCGGTTTGGGGCCCCCTATGCCCTTCAAGGAGGGCTTAAGTTCCGGGGTGAACCCGTGGTGGCCCACCTGGAGCGGGTCTATGTGGAAGGGCATGGCTGGCGGGCGCTGGAGGACCTCTACCAGGTGGGGGATGAGCTGGTGGTGCACCTGGTGGGGGTGCGAAGCCGGGAGCTGGCGGAGCCCTTGGTGGGCCTCAGGGTGTACGCCGAGGTTTCGGAGCTTCCCCCTTTGGAGGCGGGGCAGTACTACTACTTTGCCCTCATGGGCCTGCCGGTGTTCGTGGAGGGGGTTCAGGTGGGCGAGGTGGTGGACATCCTGGACGCCGGGGCCCAGGACGTCTTGATCATCCGCGGGGTGGGGGAGAGGCTTCGCGACCAAAGGGAGTTCCTGGTACCCTTGCAGGCTCCTTACGTGCGGGTGGAGGCGGAAGGGATCCACGTGGAGCCCATCCCTGGGCTTTTTGAGTGA
- the trmD gene encoding tRNA (guanosine(37)-N1)-methyltransferase TrmD, with amino-acid sequence MRYSILTLFPGLILPWLSESLIKRARERGLIRVEVVDLRAFGLGRHRTVDDTPYGGGAGMVIRPDVAVAALETVLPADEVILLSPAGEPFTQKVAEELAEKEHLVLLSGRYEGFDARVEAFVTRSLTIGDYVLMGGEVAALAVLEATARLLPGVIGDPESHRKDSFVGGLLDYPHYTRPPEFRGLKVPQVLLSGNHQEVERWRRREALRKTLALRPELLREARLGPLEAQWLAEADREG; translated from the coding sequence ATGCGCTACAGCATCCTTACCCTTTTCCCTGGGCTCATCCTTCCTTGGCTTTCGGAATCCCTGATCAAAAGGGCCAGGGAGCGGGGGCTCATCAGGGTGGAGGTGGTGGACCTAAGGGCCTTTGGCCTGGGCCGCCATCGTACCGTGGACGATACCCCCTATGGCGGCGGGGCGGGGATGGTGATCCGTCCTGATGTGGCGGTGGCGGCTTTGGAGACGGTGCTCCCTGCGGACGAGGTGATCCTCCTCTCCCCGGCGGGGGAGCCCTTCACGCAAAAGGTGGCGGAGGAGCTGGCCGAGAAGGAGCACCTGGTCCTTCTTTCCGGGCGTTACGAGGGGTTTGACGCCCGGGTGGAGGCCTTTGTGACCCGTTCCCTAACCATTGGGGACTACGTGCTCATGGGGGGAGAGGTGGCGGCCTTGGCGGTGTTGGAGGCCACGGCTCGGCTTCTTCCCGGGGTGATCGGGGATCCGGAAAGCCACCGCAAGGACTCCTTCGTAGGGGGGCTTTTGGACTACCCCCACTACACCCGTCCGCCGGAGTTCCGCGGACTAAAGGTACCCCAGGTCCTCCTTTCCGGGAACCACCAGGAGGTGGAGCGCTGGCGCCGGCGGGAGGCCTTGCGGAAAACCCTGGCCCTGCGCCCCGAGCTTCTTAGGGAGGCGAGGCTTGGGCCCCTCGAGGCCCAGTGGCTTGCAGAAGCGGACCGGGAGGGCTAG